The Vulgatibacter sp. genome window below encodes:
- a CDS encoding FAD-dependent oxidoreductase yields MHTLWMEKAPLHHHPRLEGELQADVAVVGAGIAGMTTAWLLQRAGKRVAVIEAGEVGSGETGHTSAHLTAVQDTRWHQIASTFGRESARRLAIGGMEAIALVERLTRELSIDCDFARVPGYLFTESRKDEHELDREVRAAAEAGLAVSRIDEAPLPFATAGAIRFEDQAVFHPIAFLRGLARAFVDAGGQIFTGSRVVSVDDGKPCRVHTAHGSVVARDVVLATDAPIHDRIRMHSKISPYRTYIVTAKIADPLPGLFWDTADPYHYIRTWEAADGPVVIVGGADHRVGAVEDTESRYHQLRSWAEPRFGVRTDACWSGQVNEPADGLPFIGRNPLSLHLYVATGFSGTGLVNGIIAGLVLSEELLDRTHPLARLLAATRFKPFAQAKEAIVHNAENARYMLGDRLVPPSEVRSLDEVPRGEGRLVRLGVERLAVYRSDEGGLQAVSPVCTHLGCYVHWNSGERSWDCPCHGSRFDTAGEVIHGPAVKALAKREIPEEHRPQAPAEEAGEHPA; encoded by the coding sequence ATGCACACGCTCTGGATGGAGAAGGCACCGCTGCACCACCACCCCCGGCTGGAGGGCGAGCTGCAGGCCGACGTCGCCGTGGTCGGCGCGGGGATCGCCGGGATGACCACCGCCTGGCTGCTCCAGCGTGCGGGCAAGCGGGTGGCGGTGATCGAGGCCGGCGAGGTGGGGAGCGGCGAGACCGGCCACACCAGCGCCCACCTCACCGCGGTGCAGGACACCCGCTGGCACCAGATCGCTTCCACCTTCGGCAGGGAGAGCGCCCGCCGCCTCGCCATCGGCGGGATGGAGGCGATCGCGCTGGTGGAGCGCCTCACCCGCGAGCTGTCGATCGACTGCGACTTCGCCCGCGTCCCCGGCTACCTCTTCACCGAGTCGCGCAAGGACGAGCACGAACTCGACCGGGAGGTGCGCGCAGCGGCGGAGGCCGGCCTCGCCGTCTCCCGGATCGACGAGGCGCCGCTGCCCTTCGCCACCGCTGGCGCGATCCGCTTCGAGGACCAGGCGGTCTTCCACCCGATCGCCTTCCTGCGCGGCCTCGCCAGGGCGTTCGTCGACGCGGGCGGCCAGATCTTCACCGGCAGCCGCGTCGTCTCGGTGGACGACGGCAAGCCCTGCCGCGTGCACACCGCCCACGGCAGCGTCGTCGCCCGTGACGTGGTCCTCGCCACCGACGCGCCGATCCACGACCGGATCCGCATGCACAGCAAGATCTCGCCCTACCGAACGTACATCGTGACCGCGAAGATCGCCGACCCGCTCCCCGGCCTCTTCTGGGACACCGCCGATCCCTACCACTACATCCGGACCTGGGAGGCAGCGGACGGCCCGGTGGTGATCGTCGGCGGCGCCGATCACCGGGTGGGCGCGGTGGAGGATACGGAGAGCCGCTACCACCAGCTCCGCTCCTGGGCGGAGCCGCGCTTCGGCGTGCGCACCGACGCCTGCTGGTCCGGCCAGGTGAACGAACCCGCCGACGGCCTGCCCTTCATCGGCAGGAACCCGCTCTCGCTCCACCTCTACGTGGCGACGGGCTTCTCCGGCACCGGCCTGGTCAATGGCATCATCGCGGGCCTCGTCCTCTCCGAGGAGCTGCTCGACAGGACCCACCCACTGGCGCGGCTCCTCGCCGCCACGCGCTTCAAGCCCTTCGCCCAGGCGAAGGAGGCGATCGTGCACAACGCCGAGAACGCCCGCTACATGCTGGGTGACAGGCTGGTGCCGCCCTCGGAGGTGCGCTCCCTCGACGAGGTGCCGCGGGGCGAGGGCCGGCTGGTGCGCCTCGGCGTGGAGCGGCTCGCGGTCTACCGCAGCGACGAGGGCGGGCTGCAGGCGGTCTCGCCGGTCTGCACCCACCTCGGCTGCTACGTGCACTGGAACAGCGGCGAACGGAGCTGGGATTGTCCCTGCCACGGCTCGCGCTTCGACACCGCCGGCGAGGTGATCCACGGCCCGGCGGTGAAGGCGCTGGCGAAGCGGGAGATCCCCGAGGAGCACCGCCCACAGGCGCCCGCCGAGGAAGCGGGTGAGCATCCGGCGTAG
- a CDS encoding 2Fe-2S iron-sulfur cluster-binding protein — MTVPRRTLLGVARRAGAPIGYPCRGEGVCGRCTVLITGGATRLAPPGDRERALLAHVGAAPGERLACLAEVAEAGSIDLRVGGGTYRIE; from the coding sequence GTGACCGTGCCGCGGCGCACGCTCCTCGGCGTGGCCCGCAGGGCCGGCGCGCCGATCGGCTACCCCTGCCGCGGCGAGGGCGTCTGCGGCAGGTGCACCGTGCTCATCACCGGCGGCGCCACCCGCCTCGCGCCGCCGGGTGATCGCGAACGCGCCCTCCTCGCCCACGTCGGCGCAGCGCCGGGCGAGCGCCTCGCCTGCCTCGCCGAGGTGGCGGAGGCAGGCTCGATCGATCTGCGCGTCGGTGGCGGCACCTACCGGATCGAGTGA
- a CDS encoding SDR family oxidoreductase produces the protein MAARLEGKRAIITGGDSGIGRAVAVAFAREGADVAIVYHADEQGAAETRRQVEAAGGKCVVVQADVGQEEEVARLYREAIGALGGLDILVNNAGVEQRGKWEDYPVEAWERILRTNLVGYFLMIREALRGGHLGAGGRIVNTGSIQGIEGSPTDPAYSTTKGGIHAMTKSLAKYLVDRGILVNCVAPGPVDTPMLRDQTPQLLEKDGGDKYPLGVAKPEQIAPAYVYFASEDGSYVTGQILPLTGGKVTG, from the coding sequence ATGGCGGCACGGCTCGAGGGTAAGCGCGCGATCATCACCGGCGGGGACAGCGGAATCGGCAGGGCGGTCGCCGTGGCCTTCGCGCGGGAGGGAGCCGACGTCGCCATCGTCTACCACGCGGACGAGCAGGGGGCGGCGGAGACGCGGCGGCAGGTCGAGGCAGCTGGCGGGAAGTGCGTGGTGGTGCAGGCGGACGTCGGGCAGGAGGAGGAGGTGGCGCGGCTCTACCGGGAGGCGATCGGCGCCCTCGGCGGCCTCGACATCCTCGTCAACAACGCAGGCGTCGAGCAGCGGGGCAAATGGGAGGACTATCCCGTGGAGGCGTGGGAGCGGATCCTCCGCACCAACCTCGTCGGCTACTTCCTGATGATCCGCGAGGCGCTGCGGGGCGGGCACCTGGGGGCGGGCGGCAGGATCGTCAACACCGGCTCGATCCAGGGGATCGAGGGGAGCCCGACCGATCCCGCCTACTCGACCACCAAAGGCGGGATCCACGCGATGACCAAATCGCTGGCGAAATACCTGGTGGACCGCGGGATCCTGGTCAATTGCGTGGCGCCCGGGCCGGTGGACACGCCGATGCTCCGGGACCAGACGCCGCAGCTCCTCGAGAAGGACGGCGGCGACAAATACCCGCTGGGTGTGGCGAAGCCCGAGCAGATCGCGCCGGCCTACGTCTACTTCGCCTCGGAGGACGGCAGCTACGTGACCGGGCAGATCCTTCCGCTCACCGGGGGCAAGGTGACGGGCTGA